The Rana temporaria chromosome 13, aRanTem1.1, whole genome shotgun sequence genome has a window encoding:
- the LOC120920563 gene encoding carbohydrate sulfotransferase 9-like gives MLRRPSKRLCFIALFSILLLGIFITYLMNFTSLLTPVSRQYSNEMWIAQRNRKNTLKSVCLQNNLTHPYTTTYLSVAKQLFIEENHKIIYCEVPKVGCSNWKRLLFQLKLNLTINPEYIEHEAVHEITLFKKLADYPPDQQRTILNTYTKVMFTRDPLQRIVSAYRDKFLHYTGFYYGNTIANKIKSKFKGHTNSSKPVSFHEFVNFIVEEKPEDLDIHWRPMHYLCDPCNIDYNVLGKFETLKQDSDHVLQIVGAPSNLRYPEIKKYNESRTDPKISATFFQRLPIKLLQQLLELYKLDFILFGYS, from the exons ATGTTGCGAAGACCATCAAAAAGGCTTTGCTTCATTGCATTGTTTTCTATTTtgcttttgggaatatttatcacTTATTTGATGAATTTCACTTCCTTGCTAACTCCTGTCTCAAGACAAT ATAGCAATGAAATGTGGATCGCTCAAAGGAACCGGAAAAACACTTTAAAATCTGTATGCCTTCAGAATAATCTGACCCACCCATACACCACAACATACCTATCTGTTGCTAAACAGCTATTTATTGAAGAAAATCATAAGATAATTTATTGTGAGGTGCCCAAAGTGGGCTGTTCCAACTGGAAGAGGTTACTGTTCCAGCTAAAACTGAACCTGACCATCAATCCGGAATACATTGAACATGAGGCTGTTCATGAAATAACCCTTTTTAAGAAGCTTGCAGACTATCCTCCTGACCAGCAAAGAACAATTCTCAATACATACACCAAAGTGATGTTTACTCGAGATCCACTGCAAAGAATTGTCTCAGCGTACAGAGACAAATTTCTTCATTATACTGGTTTTTATTATGGAAACACAATTGCAAATAAAATTAAGTCAAAGTTCAAAGGTCACACCAATTCATCAAAACCAGTATCCTTTCATGAGTTTGTTAATTTCATTGTTGAAGAGAAACCTGAAGATCTTGATATACACTGGAGACCTATGCACTATTTGTGTGATCCATGTAATATAGACTACAATGTACTGGGCAAGTTCGAAACACTCAAACAAGACTCAGACCATGTTCTGCAAATTGTTGGTGCCCCATCCAACCTCAGATACCCAGAAATTAAGAAGTACAATGAATCCAGAACAGATCCCAAAATAAGTGCTACATTTTTTCAAAGGCTACCTATAAAATTATTACAACAACTCTTGGAACTATATAAACTGGATTTTATTCTATTTGGATATTCATAA